One window from the genome of Thalassospira xiamenensis M-5 = DSM 17429 encodes:
- a CDS encoding sugar ABC transporter permease, whose protein sequence is MTRLLAKMEVDRRLVGLAVVLLVIWIGFDIASGGRFITPRNIFNLSVQTASVAVMACGMVLIIVTRHIDLSVGAILGVLAMIMGVVQSDILPQFLEYNHPMTWIITLLVGLVIGATIGGIQGLAVGYLGVPAFIVTLGGLLVWRGAAWWVTQGRTVAPLDHNFMLLGGGIEGTIGATWSWIVAAISIVAIIYAAIMERRRRLSFQFPVKPIWAEYTNTLIKAGLVLVAIITLNAYHLPERAAERILEDRGIPVTPENLMISHGIPIPLLIVALVAIVLTIVAKRTRFGRYVFAMGGNPQAAELAGINVKRMTVAVFALMGVLCAISAAISSARLQSAGNDLGTLDELRVIAAVVIGGTSLAGGVGTIYGALIGALVMQSLQSGMALLGVDTSLQSIVIGLVLVLAVFSDKYFHRRYSDPTS, encoded by the coding sequence ATGACAAGACTACTTGCCAAGATGGAAGTCGACCGCCGCCTTGTAGGGCTCGCCGTTGTGCTTCTGGTTATCTGGATCGGCTTTGACATCGCATCCGGCGGACGCTTCATCACCCCGCGCAATATCTTCAACCTGTCGGTTCAGACGGCATCCGTTGCCGTGATGGCGTGCGGGATGGTGCTGATTATCGTCACCCGCCATATCGACCTTTCGGTCGGTGCGATACTGGGTGTTCTTGCGATGATCATGGGTGTCGTGCAATCCGACATCCTGCCACAATTCCTTGAATACAACCACCCGATGACATGGATCATCACCCTTCTTGTCGGGTTGGTGATCGGGGCGACAATTGGTGGCATACAGGGGCTTGCCGTTGGTTATCTTGGCGTTCCGGCCTTTATCGTGACCCTGGGCGGGCTTCTGGTCTGGCGCGGGGCGGCATGGTGGGTCACGCAAGGGCGTACTGTTGCCCCGCTTGATCACAATTTCATGCTGCTGGGCGGCGGGATCGAAGGCACGATTGGCGCAACCTGGAGCTGGATTGTCGCAGCCATCTCCATTGTCGCCATCATCTATGCCGCCATCATGGAACGTCGCCGCAGGCTTTCCTTCCAGTTCCCGGTCAAACCGATCTGGGCGGAATATACCAATACACTGATCAAGGCCGGGCTGGTTCTGGTGGCGATCATCACATTGAACGCCTATCATCTACCCGAACGTGCAGCCGAACGCATTCTTGAAGATCGCGGTATTCCGGTGACGCCGGAAAACCTTATGATTTCGCACGGCATTCCGATTCCGCTTCTGATTGTTGCCCTTGTGGCGATTGTTCTGACCATCGTTGCCAAACGCACCCGGTTCGGGCGCTACGTTTTCGCCATGGGCGGCAACCCACAGGCCGCCGAACTGGCAGGCATTAACGTCAAACGCATGACGGTTGCGGTTTTTGCCCTGATGGGAGTTCTGTGCGCGATCAGTGCGGCGATTTCATCGGCACGCCTGCAATCGGCGGGCAATGACCTTGGCACGCTTGACGAATTGCGCGTGATTGCCGCGGTTGTGATCGGCGGAACGTCGCTGGCCGGCGGTGTCGGCACCATCTATGGCGCGCTGATCGGTGCCCTTGTGATGCAAAGCCTGCAAAGCGGCATGGCGCTTCTGGGTGTTGATACATCACTGCAAAGCATCGTCATCGGCCTTGTGCTTGTCCTTGCCGTGTTCAGCGACAAATATTTCCACCGTCGCTATAGCGACCCGACCAGTTAG
- a CDS encoding ATP-binding cassette domain-containing protein codes for MNDIKTGQNPLVEMRDIHISFGGVKAVDGVSIDLYPGEVVGVLGHNGAGKSTLIKVLSGAYKADTGQIIVDGREAKIENARDARDNNIETIYQNLALADNLDAAQNLFLGREIVDKFGFLDDAAMEHKAREVLHRLNPNFHKFTSPVSALSGGQRQSVAIARALLFEARVLIMDEPCAALGVHETRMVGELIDQLKRDGLGILLISHDLHDVFDLSDRLHVMKNGKLVGTVPTKDVTHDDVLGMIILGKMPDHLLHLAGPGATNAPNKEALQ; via the coding sequence ATGAACGATATCAAAACCGGTCAAAACCCGCTGGTCGAAATGCGCGACATCCATATCAGCTTTGGCGGGGTCAAGGCGGTCGACGGGGTTTCCATTGATCTTTATCCCGGCGAGGTGGTTGGCGTGCTTGGCCATAACGGTGCAGGCAAATCAACTCTGATCAAGGTGCTTTCGGGTGCATACAAGGCCGACACCGGCCAGATCATTGTTGATGGCCGCGAAGCCAAAATCGAAAATGCCCGCGATGCGCGCGACAACAATATCGAAACCATCTATCAGAACCTTGCCCTTGCCGATAATCTTGATGCCGCGCAGAACCTGTTTCTCGGCCGTGAAATCGTTGATAAATTTGGCTTTCTTGACGATGCCGCGATGGAACACAAGGCGCGTGAAGTGCTTCATCGCCTGAACCCGAATTTCCATAAATTCACATCCCCCGTTTCTGCACTTTCGGGCGGGCAACGGCAATCGGTGGCAATTGCGCGTGCCCTTTTGTTCGAAGCCCGCGTTCTGATCATGGATGAACCGTGTGCCGCCCTTGGCGTGCATGAAACCCGCATGGTCGGCGAACTGATTGATCAACTTAAACGCGACGGGCTCGGTATTTTGTTGATCAGTCACGATCTTCATGATGTGTTTGATTTGTCTGATCGTTTGCATGTTATGAAGAACGGCAAGCTGGTCGGCACCGTCCCGACCAAAGATGTTACCCATGATGACGTTCTTGGAATGATCATTCTGGGCAAAATGCCCGATCATCTTTTGCATCTTGCCGGACCGGGTGCCACCAACGCCCCGAACAAAGAGGCCCTTCAATGA